The Kitasatospora albolonga nucleotide sequence GTCCAGGGGGCGGCGACGGACCGGGCCGGTTCCACGGTCCGGCTCTGGTTCCCGGAGGGCGACCACGGCGACCGGGGGGTCTCCTCGCTGGAGCGGCGTGACATCCACGCGCACTGCGTCGAGGTGGAGTCCCTCACCGTCGACGGCCTCGGCCTGCGCGGGGTCGGCTTCGTGAAGATGGACGTGGACGGCGCGGAGGTGGCCGCGCTGCGGGGTGCGCAGGAGCTGCTGCGGCGGGAGCGCCCGGCGCTGCTCGTCGAGCTGGAGAGCAGGCTCGGCCCGATCGGTCCGGCGGTCGCCCTGCTCACCGGCCAGGGGTACGCGGGGTGGGTGCTGGCCGGGCGGAGCTGGCGGCCGCTGGCCGGTTTCGACCTGCCGGGCCACCAGGCGAGGACGGAGCACCTCGTCCATCAGGGGCTGCTGCGCCGGGCGTTGCCGCGGCGCGAGCGGTACATCAACTCGGTGCTGTTCCTCCCCGAGGGGCGGAGACCGGGTGTATAGACGCTGAACGCGGTTGCGCCCCAGGTCAACTAGGGTGTCGCCGTGAGAGTGCTGCTGGTCGAGGACGACACCAACCTCCGGTTCGGGGTGGCCGCCGCGCTGCGGGCGGCCGGTCTCGCGGTCGACGAGGCGGTCGATCTGCCGGAGGCCGACGAGGCCCTGTTCGTCACCGCGTACGACTGCGTGGTCTTCGACCGGATGCTGCCCTCGGGGGACGCCGCCGCCTATGTGGAGGAGCTCCGGCGGGGCGGGCGGGCCGTTCCGGTGCTGTTCCTCACCGCCCGGGACACCGTGGCGGACCGCGTCGAGGGTTTCGCCCGGGGCGGTGACGACTATCTGGTCAAGCCCTTCGCCGTGCCGGAGCTGGTGGCCCGGGTGCGCAGCCTGTGCCGCCGCGCGCCGGACGTGAGCCCGCCGGTGCTGCGGGTGGGGGACGTGGAGATCGACACCGCCCGGCGCCAGGTGCGCCGGGCGGGCGTCCTGCTGACCTTCACCCGCCGGGAGTTCGCCGTGCTGGAGGTGCTGGCCACCCGCGCCGACCAGGCGGTGGGCCGGGCGGAGCTGATCGAGAGCTGCTGGGACGAGATGGCGGAACCGCAGTCCAACGTCCTGGAGGTGCTGGTCTCGCAGCTGAGGCGGAAGCTCGGTGACCCTCCGGTCGTGCACACCGTGCGCGGTGTCGGCTACCGCCTGGCCGCCGGGCCCGCCCGGTGAGGAGCGCACGCCGCCGGGATCGCGCGGTGCGGGCCGTACGCCGTCCGTTCCGCCCGGTGAGGACCGTACGCACTCCGTTCCGCTCGCCCCGCGCGCTGACGCCGACCGCCCGCGTACGGCGGCTGCGCCGACGCATCACCGTGCTGTTCGCGCTGACCAGTGCGGTGGGGCTGGTCGCGATGGCCGCTCTGGCGGTGCGCAGCGACGGCGTGCGCTGGCGCGAACAGCTGGACCAGGCCATGAGCGCCGACACCAACTGGGCCCTGGGCCTGCTGGAGACCGACGAGGACGGCCGGCTGGACACCGGGGTGCTGCTCGACAACGCGGGGACCGCGTGCCCGCCGCTCTTCCTGCTCGCGGCCCGGGACACCGCCACGGATCTGGTCGTCCAGCACGCTCCCCGCCGCCCCTGCCTGACCGTCGCGCCCGCCTCCGTCCAGCGGGCCGCGCTGGCCGCCGTACGGGCCGATGATCCCCGGTCCCTGGACGCGCGGACGACGGCGGGCGAGCCGGTACGGATGTTCGCGCTGCCCTTCTATCCGCCGGACGCGGAGGAGGACGCGGAGCCGCAAGGGGTCCTGGTGACCGTGGCGGACGCCTCGGCCCCACGGGCGGACCACCGGCGGCTGACGTGGGTGGTGACCGGCGGCTGTGCCCTGCTGGTCCTCCTGTCGGCGGGGGTCGGGCATCTGCTCTCCGGGCGGGCGGTCCGGCCGGCGCTGGAGGTCCTGGACCGGCAGGAGGCGTTTCTCACGGACGCCGCGCACGATCTGCGGACCCCGGCGGCCTCGCTGCGGACGCTCGCCGAGACCGCGCTGCGCGGCGAGACCGACAGCACGGATGTCCACCGGCGCACGCTCCGGCTCGCGGAGGGCATGGGCACGCTGGTCGACGGGCTGCTGACCCGGGCCCGGCTGATGTCGGGGACCGCCGTGCTGGCGGTGGAGCCGCTGCGGCTGGACCAGCTGGTGGAGGCCGTCGTCGAGGACACGGCCGCCGGGGGGCCGGTGACGGTACGGGCGGAGCAGGCCGTGGTGGTGGCCGCCGACCCCGATCTCGTACGCCGTGCGGTGGCCAATCTGGTCGGCAACGCGCTCGTCCACGGGCACCGGCCCGGTGAGCCTGCCGAGGTGGAGGTCACGGTCGGCGGCGAGGAGGCCACGGCGACCGTCACGGTGGAGGACGCGGGGCCGGGGCTGCCGCCCGAGGTGGCGGGGGCGCTCTTCGACCGGTTCCGCAGCGGTTCGGGCTCGACGGGGCTCGGCCTGTCCATCGCCTCGTGGGTCGCCCACGCCCACGGGGGCGGTCTCACGGCGGAGCCGGGGCGGCGCGGCGGGGCCCGGTTCGTGCTGCGCCTGCCCGCCGGGGGACCGCCCGCCCCCTGACCCGTACTCGGGCCTCATCAAAACCTCAGCATCGCTCGGGAATGCTTCGGGCCGGAACCACCCGACCCCCTTCAGGGAGCACTCGTTGAACCGCGCCGTCCGCCGCCGCCCCGCCCTCGTCACCGCCCTGGCCCTCCTCGGCGCCCTCACGGTCACCTCCTGCACGGGCGGCCCGGTCCCGAAGGCGGAGGTGGGCGCGGCGAAGGCCACCGACCCGGCCTCCCGCGCCGATCTGAAGCCCTTCTACGGTCAGCGGCTGAAGTGGACCGACTGCGCGACCGACGGCTACGAGTGCGCTCGGCTCACGGTCCCCCTGGACTACGCGCGCCCGGACGACGGCCGGACGTTCGTGCTCCCGGTCGCCCGCGCCGCCGCGACGGGCCCGGCCAAGCGCATCGGCTCGCTCGTCTACAACCCCGGCGGCCCCGGCGCGGGCGGGGTGAGCTCGCTCGAGGAGGGGATGGACGAGTCGTTCGGCGCGGCGGTGCGGGCCCGCTTCGACATCGTCAGCTTCGACCTGCGCGGGGTCGGGGGAAGCGTTCCGGCCCTGACCTGCGAACCGGCCGAGGGGGAAGAGGAGGAGGCGGAAGAGGAGACCACGGAGGGGAACGAGGAGGAAGCCTCCGGCTCCGTGGCGCCTCTGTACCCGCGTACGGAAGCCGACCGCCGGGCAGCCGTCGAGGGTGCCCGGATCGCGGCCGAGGACTGTGCGAAGCACAGCGGCCCCATCCTGCGGCACGTCGGGACCGAGGACGCGGCCCGGGATCTGGACGTCCTGCGCGCGGCCCTCGGTGACCGCGAGCTCACCTATCTGGGCTGGTCGTACGGGACGAGCCTGGGCACCTCGTACGCCGAGCAGTTCCCGCGCCGGGTCCGCGCGATGGTCCTGGACGGGGCGATCGACCCGTCGCTGGACTGGTCGCAGCGGGTCATCAGCCAGTCGGCCGGATTCCGGCGGAGCGTGGACGACTACGCCGAGCAGTGCGCGGAGATCGCCGGTGACGGCTGCCCCGGCCGGACCCCCGGTGAGATACGGGCGCTGATCGAGCGCCTCTACCAGCGGGCGGAGCGGGAGCCGCTGCCGGTCGCGGAGGACAGTACGTACGCGGAGTACGGGGGTATGGACGCGACCGCCGTACTGGACGCGGTCTCCATGGCGATGTACACGCCGGAGGACCAGTGGGAGGGCCTGTCGGAAGCGCTGCGGGAGGCGGACCGGGGGGACGCGACGAAGCTGGCCGCGCTGGGCGACGAGGAGACCGACGAGGAGCTCGGCCCCGAGGGCGGGACGGAGACCGAGGAGGCGGAGGAGGGAGCGGAGGACCAGACCCCCGACATCCCGGCCGACAACGAGGGCGCCGCGCTCACCGCCGTCAACTGCCTGGACGTCCCGCGCCCCCGGGGCATCCGCCCCTACTGGGACGCCCTCGCCCCCGCCGACAAGGCCGCGGGCGTGTACGGCACCGCCGGGGTGACCGCCGAGCTCACCTGCCGCAACTGGCCCTCGGGCGACCGGCGACCGCACCGGGTGAACGCCGAGGGCGTGCCGCCGGTCCTGGTCGTGGGCACCACGGGCGACCCGTCCACGCCGTACGAGGAGGCGGTGAGTCTGGCCGAGCAGTTCCCGGAGGGGATGCTGCTGACGTACGAGGGGCTGGGCCACACCGCGTACGGCCGGGGCGGTGCCTGTGTCACGGCGAAGGTCGACGCCTATCTGGTGAAGGGCGAGCGGGTCGCTCCCGGGGCCACCTGCTGAGCGGCGCCGCGCGCGTCAGCCCGTGACGATCCCGGTGACGAGGTTGATGGTGGTGGCCAGGATGTTGAAGTCGATACCGCCCTCGGGGGGCAGGTAGTAGAGGTACGCGTACCGGGTGGCGTACATCAGGTGGAGCGAGGCCCAGGCGGTGAAGACGCCGCCCAGCGCGGTGGCCGCCGCCGCGTGGCTCAGGTCGGAGTCGCCGGTCAGGAGCAGCACCACGATGCCGACGAGCCCGCGTACGTCCGCCGCGACGACGACCAGTTCCTCGAGGACGGGGCGGAACTCCTCGCGGCGGACGTTGTGGTGGGTGGTGGCCGCGTCCATGGGCCAGAGTGCGAGCCACCCGGCCACGACGAAGATCGCCTCGGCGGCGGCGGTCCCGGCCAGGATGCCCAGCGGGGCGTGGGTCAGCGCCCCGGTGGCCACGCCGACGACGTCCCCGAGGACCGCCGGGACGACGAGCCGGGGGGACGGCGGAGAGCATCGGGCGGCGGGGCGGGTAGCTCAAGGGCGTGGTCTCCTCGGCGGAGCGGCGGACAGACGGACGGGCAGACGGGCAGACGGCCCGGCACCCCGGTCCCCTGGGCGGCGCTGCGCTCCTGCGAGCTGACCGCCCAGGTGAGCACCAAGCTGAACCGGAGCCACCTCGTCCACGGCCTCCGGGCCCTGATCCTGCCCTGCCTGGGCCGGACCGAGAAGGGCCATCAGCGCAAGGGTGTGCAGTCCACCTCCGTGGAGGACTTGATAAGCATGGTCCACCTGTCGGTCGGCATGAAGGGGTGCCGGTAAGAACTCCGTCACCAGCCGCAAACGGCGGTGATCACTCCACGAGGGCGCTGACGCGGGTTTCGTACTCGCGACGGGCCTTACGCTGAGCTGGGACGACCGGGATGCCCTGGGTGCCGTCGAGGTACTGGCAGCGGTCGAGGAGTTGGCGGTGTACCGCCGGGATGGCGCTGACGCGCAGGGTGTACCCCTGGCCGCGTCGTGCTGTCACGCCCTGGTCGAGCGCGGCACGCTCGACGTCGTCGAGTTCGGCGGCACGGAGGAAGTCGGCGACCTTGCCCGGCATGTCGAGGGTGACTGGCAGCTTGAGGACCGGGGCGCCGAGGTCGGCGGCCGTGCGCTCGCGCAGGAGGTCGGCGACAGCGGTGCGGATGGCGCCGCGGCCGGCGTCGTGCTCGCGGGCGAGGGCGGCGATGGACTGGCCTTCCAGGTATGCGCTGCGCAAGGCGTCGGTCTTGTCGGCGGGGACTGCGGGGCGACGCCCGCCCTTGTTGCCCTTCGCCTCCGCGGCCCGCAGCCCGTCGTACGTCAGCTCGCGCCGGAGGTCACGTTGGAGTTCGCCGGCGGCGGCGAGGGTCTGCACCATGAACTTCACGGTGGACAGCAACTCTCCGGTGCGCGGGGGGGGGCGGTGAGGTCCATCGCGGAGAACGCGCCGTCGTGGATGCACAGGGCGAGACGGTCGCGGTGGAGGACGTCGAGCACGTCGAGGATGTGCCCGGTGCCTCGCCCCGGCGGGACATATCGGAGATGTGCACGGTGTCGCCCGGCCGCGCGTACGTGAGCAACTCGCTGAACTTCGGCCGTTCCAACGGGTGGAGGCGACTGGAGGTGCCGACCTGTCCCTCGAAGACGACCGGGTCCTCGATCCCGGCCTCGGTAAGGACAAGGTCCTGACGGTCGGTCGACTCCTGGTCGGTCGACACCCGCTTGTAGACCAGGTTGGCCATGCCGCTCCCCGTTGTGGTGGTCGCATCCGACCCTAGTGCTCTGACCGGGAAGGTTCGCCGGGTTGGCGATTGGAGCGGTTGGATGGGCGGGTGACGTCCGTTCCGACCGCTGGAGGTGTGGTGGCTGAGCCTGTGCGGGTGCGCAGACTGACCGACCAGGAAGGGCAGAAGCTGCAGCAGATCGTGCGCCGGGGAAGTACCAGCTCCGTGCGTTACCGGCGTGCGATGATGCTGCTGGCCTCGGCGGGCGGGAACCGTGTTCCGGTGATCGCCCAGTTGGTCCAGGCCGATGAGGACACGGTGCGGGATGTGATCCACCGGTTCAACGAGATGGGCCTGGCCTGCCTGGACCCTCAGTGGGCGGGAGGCCGTCCCCGCCTGCTCAGCACTGACGACGAGGACTTCGTCGTCCAGACGGCCGCCACCCGCCCCGCGAAGCTCGGCCAGCCCTTCACCCGCTGGTCGATCCGCAAACTCGCCGCCTACCTGCGGAAAGTGCACGGACGTGTCATCCGCATAGGCCGTGAAGCCTTACGGTGCCTGCTCCGGCGCCGCGGCATCACCTTCCAGCGCACCAAGACATGGAAGGAGTCGCCCGACCCCGAGCGCGACGCCAAGCTCGACCGCATCGAGCACGTCCTGGAGCACTTCCCGGACCGGGTCTTCGCCTTCGACGAGTTCGGGCCGCTGGGGATCCGGCCCACCGGAGGCTCCTGCTGGGCGAAGCAGGGCAAGCCCGACCGTCTGCCGGCGACCTACCGCCGCACGCACGGCGTGACCTACTTCCACGGCTGCTACTCCGTCGGGGACGACCGGTTGTGGGGCGTCAACCGCCGCCGCAAAGGCACCGCCAACACGCTGGCCGCGCTGAAGTCGATCCGCGCCGCCCGGTCTGACGGCGCCCCGATCTACATCATTCTGGACAACCTCTCCGCCCACACCGGTGCGGACATCCGCCGCTGGGCGAAGAAGAACAAGGTCGAGCTGTGCTTCACCCCGACCTATGCGTCCTGGGCCAACCCGATCGAGGCGCACTTCGGCCCGCTGCGGCAGTTCACCCTGGCGAATTCCAACCACCGCAGCCATCCCGCGCAGACCCAGTCACTGCACCGCTACCTGCGCTG carries:
- a CDS encoding methyltransferase FkbM, with product MTTLAAAVASRLPTGLVASAAVALYPRFEPELRRLADFCPPGTTAVDIGGWYGPWSHRLARRCAEVVTIEPVPHLADHLRRTLPSNARVVQGAATDRAGSTVRLWFPEGDHGDRGVSSLERRDIHAHCVEVESLTVDGLGLRGVGFVKMDVDGAEVAALRGAQELLRRERPALLVELESRLGPIGPAVALLTGQGYAGWVLAGRSWRPLAGFDLPGHQARTEHLVHQGLLRRALPRRERYINSVLFLPEGRRPGV
- a CDS encoding DNA-binding response regulator, which gives rise to MLLVEDDTNLRFGVAAALRAAGLAVDEAVDLPEADEALFVTAYDCVVFDRMLPSGDAAAYVEELRRGGRAVPVLFLTARDTVADRVEGFARGGDDYLVKPFAVPELVARVRSLCRRAPDVSPPVLRVGDVEIDTARRQVRRAGVLLTFTRREFAVLEVLATRADQAVGRAELIESCWDEMAEPQSNVLEVLVSQLRRKLGDPPVVHTVRGVGYRLAAGPAR
- a CDS encoding two-component sensor histidine kinase; its protein translation is MRTVRTPFRSPRALTPTARVRRLRRRITVLFALTSAVGLVAMAALAVRSDGVRWREQLDQAMSADTNWALGLLETDEDGRLDTGVLLDNAGTACPPLFLLAARDTATDLVVQHAPRRPCLTVAPASVQRAALAAVRADDPRSLDARTTAGEPVRMFALPFYPPDAEEDAEPQGVLVTVADASAPRADHRRLTWVVTGGCALLVLLSAGVGHLLSGRAVRPALEVLDRQEAFLTDAAHDLRTPAASLRTLAETALRGETDSTDVHRRTLRLAEGMGTLVDGLLTRARLMSGTAVLAVEPLRLDQLVEAVVEDTAAGGPVTVRAEQAVVVAADPDLVRRAVANLVGNALVHGHRPGEPAEVEVTVGGEEATATVTVEDAGPGLPPEVAGALFDRFRSGSGSTGLGLSIASWVAHAHGGGLTAEPGRRGGARFVLRLPAGGPPAP
- a CDS encoding transporter; translation: MNRAVRRRPALVTALALLGALTVTSCTGGPVPKAEVGAAKATDPASRADLKPFYGQRLKWTDCATDGYECARLTVPLDYARPDDGRTFVLPVARAAATGPAKRIGSLVYNPGGPGAGGVSSLEEGMDESFGAAVRARFDIVSFDLRGVGGSVPALTCEPAEGEEEEAEEETTEGNEEEASGSVAPLYPRTEADRRAAVEGARIAAEDCAKHSGPILRHVGTEDAARDLDVLRAALGDRELTYLGWSYGTSLGTSYAEQFPRRVRAMVLDGAIDPSLDWSQRVISQSAGFRRSVDDYAEQCAEIAGDGCPGRTPGEIRALIERLYQRAEREPLPVAEDSTYAEYGGMDATAVLDAVSMAMYTPEDQWEGLSEALREADRGDATKLAALGDEETDEELGPEGGTETEEAEEGAEDQTPDIPADNEGAALTAVNCLDVPRPRGIRPYWDALAPADKAAGVYGTAGVTAELTCRNWPSGDRRPHRVNAEGVPPVLVVGTTGDPSTPYEEAVSLAEQFPEGMLLTYEGLGHTAYGRGGACVTAKVDAYLVKGERVAPGATC
- a CDS encoding IS630 family transposase, with the translated sequence MTSVPTAGGVVAEPVRVRRLTDQEGQKLQQIVRRGSTSSVRYRRAMMLLASAGGNRVPVIAQLVQADEDTVRDVIHRFNEMGLACLDPQWAGGRPRLLSTDDEDFVVQTAATRPAKLGQPFTRWSIRKLAAYLRKVHGRVIRIGREALRCLLRRRGITFQRTKTWKESPDPERDAKLDRIEHVLEHFPDRVFAFDEFGPLGIRPTGGSCWAKQGKPDRLPATYRRTHGVTYFHGCYSVGDDRLWGVNRRRKGTANTLAALKSIRAARSDGAPIYIILDNLSAHTGADIRRWAKKNKVELCFTPTYASWANPIEAHFGPLRQFTLANSNHRSHPAQTQSLHRYLRWRNANARHPDVLAAQRKERARIRSEKGIRWGGRPALAA